In Ipomoea triloba cultivar NCNSP0323 chromosome 7, ASM357664v1, a single genomic region encodes these proteins:
- the LOC116025083 gene encoding centromere protein F isoform X2, which produces MQEPYNPDSEQVDATSEVEIEGEKRHSLSELGDSASDQATTDVGGNGVRKEKNETTHPTEPDDATSIDIESKDAEERDGHSSALESLHDSDSAVSSQVVCGQMEAVSTDYAGGHMERANSSDCVNNDSAKYIKDKIVNFSSGQNACSINLSQLAEVVRSLDEDEFKFLFMSRGSALKTLVNAETLSGSVPNLFDVYGRMKEQLYLANLVKDVKSLQLAEEMEFQMSEANASVNELGNKNGMLAIELAQVRSELQVVVAEKEEIQKQFQISKAEVLDLSARADELQIKLNMSKEDLDNLSAELVGCRNLVSALEVEKENLSAKVDLLSKENKKLQEERGDFVLEIEKLEMELVQSKASLISLQSANQFSNDNLTSLNEERRKLQIEKEYFVSENDKLLAEVADCKKTIEALHAEKTNSNEILVLLEEKHSLLNDTGRLSAELRESKASVEALQMNVSETTTRVTTLMEETNKLEDEKQEILTKNEELLRELTESQNLVAVLQAQCSESVTDLKNSTLQMEQLTEENMHLKSSLELQMSKIKEFDNRSRSSSQSEELRNQFSGARCSDQGEGNVINDDGSSLVSREGDSVNFFSNIHKPSSDYEQNDILQFEAIQRYLNEAEGILEKLEKTVEEIHSNSASLRSSSGEVVTPGMSKLIHAFESNVHADDHLSEDRRPTENQVVADPCVLTKQQIGNVHALLKNVFLEAQKACKFFEGEMKNKLHTDTMLAECKAKYESLIEYTDHLEHENMVIMVLNETFRQYINCAKSKEGDFMALYDALQKNEVTLKAENSHFSERLSDFQTRTCEMQHQLNEMQQSYNEMASSASNQVEALKKEVTDRKSVLEEEWNSLVAEVMETLSKLDLSIVPDSPSLLTGREKGFDRLALTSHIATSVNNAIKLIESLHGQVEAARSDQEAAMSSFNEMNKRFDVLQGEKETVIGLIYKIYGNLTGLVNEMSDQVGEAEINTGNGKPVDPLLPSIWDTLLEQLWKLNSERLRIEAMNSELTSELEKVKDSNELNKSFLDSDSILKCVGYVERVIALDGVDINVDQPAICIQSLTHFVVEKYKEAVEQVKLFSEGDASKEKQMIDLQKQIDQLSFLFIQMENENFILKESLRKVKEDAVALNSQFSERVSETEQSNQRVASLREKLSIAVTRGKSLIVQRDSLKQSLAETSSELEKCSQELQLKDSRLHELEMKLKTYSEAGERMEALESELSYIRNSATVLRESFLLKDSVLQRIEEILEDLELPEHFHSKSILEKIDWLAKSVSGNSLHLTDWDQKSAVGGSYPESGTGVLDGWKEDAQPSFSSFEDLKVKYEDLQNKFYRLAEQNEMLEQSLMERNNLVQHWEAILDTIEMPSQLRSVEPDDKISWIAFALSEAQNYCNSLQQKSDNFEALFEESNRRLSDLEASYESAINEKEVLSRNLDTLTRDHEKISEKAAQFEARNDDLQHTINSLQEKLDEMLGIEERVHHILGEIQRLQDLVRDALQDNITDDQLYSVDGIKYLEQLLRMLIDKYRTLSLGEAINKDTAVERVLQEVDPTESEKGTSESRYDEDRDVAVLNRKLEDTLGDMMCLKEERDIFMEKNQSLVSEVEALNMNKKELQELLSQEELKNQSLVSKIEALTLNKKELQELLSQEVQKNQSLVSEVEALNMSMKELQELLRQEEPKNQLLVSEVDALNINKKELQELLNHHKLNNQSLVSEVEALNVKYKELQELLSEQELKNQSLVSEVEALNMNTKELQELLRQEEMKSTSLREKLNVAVRKGKSLVQHRDSLKQSIEELNMDVENLKSKIKQQENVISDYEERIKDESTFQEKIKSIESDSVLLQSRVAEAEYSLREKEHILAIILNSLDEIDFGVLSTIGSPVEKAKHVGKLCYDLQSALTSSEQEARKSKRAAELLLAELNEVQERNDGLQEELANALSEVTKLSKERDFADAAKNEAIANLEKLSAAYSEERQHHVAEFLVLKTSMEQLKVDLSIIRNSFSDVLLKDLEILHNLGASLTVCLESRDAPIDIALIGAAAPGGTITITSTNKAFMVELSSISEMLNTHSQLVHDEARHISEIVGGIHEEITTQKQSFESMKKDVAWLKSIEKEKDSELLQMRRYNTLLYEACTNSVVDIENWRRQNSGNNLVTSAPGNNLISSHSVGRGLTEDNDFYSEESIRSVCERLLLSVKDVMSMQMELAEGKQKDIKAAISDLQKELQEKDIQREKICRELVSQIKEAEAVANNYLEELQLAKVQVSDLQRYVKSMEEEQTKLEYRIKEMQDQDAAFADAQRRVKSLEDTVAAKEQENEALMQALDEEEAQMEEMSNKIGELETVLLQKNKDMENLEVSRGKALKKLSVTVSKFDELHNLSEKLLSEVESLQSQLQERDGEISFLRQEVTRCTNDALAASQMSSKRSSDEVHDLLTWLDNTISGVKANDANLDNVKVNQVHEYKECLQKQLMSIVSELVGLRVATQSKDLLLQAEKAKVEELMSKEDILESSLHEKDAQLAILRGAGDPGHVTSTSSEIVEIEPLNKWDTPGTVTSQVRSLRKTNNDHVAIAVDVNPDGRELEDEDDDKAHGFKSLTTSRIVPKFTRPLTDMVDGLWVSCDRALMRQPALRLGVILYWAVLHALLATFVV; this is translated from the exons ATGCAGGAACCTTACAATCCAGATTCAGAACAAGTTGATGCAACGAGTGAGGTAGAGATTGAAGGAGAGAAAAGACATTCTTTAAGTGAACTTGGTGACAGTGCTAGTGACCAGGCAACAACTGATGTTGGGGGGAATGGAGTGAGGAAGGAAAAGAATGAAACAACCCATCCTACTGAGCCAGATGATGCTACATCAATTGATATTGAATCTAAAGATGCAGAAGAGAGGGATGGACATTCAAGTGCTCTTGAGTCTTTACATGATTCAGACTCTGCTGTAAGTTCTCAAGTTGTTTGTGGTCAGATGGAAGCTGTTTCAACTGATTATGCTGGTGGCCATATGGAAAGGGCTAATTCATCTGATTGTGTTAATAATGATTCTGcgaaatatataaaagataaaattgTGAACTTTTCATCTGGACAAAATGCTTGTTCAATCAACCTTTCACAGCTTGCAGAGGTTGTAAGAAGCCTTGATGAAGATGAGTTCAAGTTCTTGTTCATGTCTAGAGGTTCTGCTTTGAAAACATTAGTAAATGCAGAAACATTGTCTGGATCCGTGCCCAACCTTTTTGATGTTTATGGAAGGATGAAGGAGCAATTATACCTTGCCAATCTTGTAAAAGATGTTAAATCTTTACAGCTTGCTGAAGAGATGGAGTTTCAAATGTCTGAGGCCAATGCTTCAGTCAATGAACTGGGAAACAAGAATGGAATGCTTGCCATTGAGCTTGCACAAGTTAGATCTGAACTTCAGGTGGTGGTTGCTGAAAAAGAGGAAATTCAGAAACAGTTCCAAATCTCAAAAGCTGAGGTCCTGGATCTTTCTGCTAGAGCTGATGAGTTGCAgattaaattaaacatgtcaaAGGAGGACCTTGACAACCTCTCAGCAGAATTGGTAGGCTGCAGAAATTTGGTGTCAGCTTTAGAGGTTGAAAAGGAAAACCTGAGTGCCAAGGTTGATTTGTTATCCAAAGAGAATAAGAAGCTTCAGGAGGAGAGGGGGGACTTTGTGCTTGAAATTGAGAAGTTGGAAATGGAATTGGTACAAAGCAAAGCTTCATTGATATCATTGCAGTCGGCAAATCAATTTTCTAATGACAACCTCACTTCCTTGAATGAGGAGAGAAGGAAACTTCAAATAGAAAAGGAATATTTTGTCTCTGAGAATGATAAACTGCTTGCTGAAGTCGCAGACTGCAAAAAAACAATAGAAGCCCTTCATGCAGAGAAGACAAACTCAAATGAGATTTTGGTACTTTTGGAGGAAAAACACTCTTTGCTCAATGATACTGGTAGACTATCTGCAGAGCTGAGGGAGAGCAAGGCTTCAGTGGAAGCTCTTCAGATGAATGTTTCTGAAACAACAACACGCGTCACCACTTTAATGGAGGAAACAAATAAGCTTGAGGACGAGAAGCAGGAAATTCTCACAAAGAATGAAGAACTATTGCGGGAATTGACTGAATCCCAGAACTTGGTTGCTGTTCTGCAGGCACAATGTAGTGAGTCTGTAACTGATCTGAAGAATTCAACTTTGCAAATGGAACAGCTAACTGAGGAAAATATGCATCTGAAGAGTAGTTTGGAATTACAGATGTCCAAGATCAAAGAATTTGATAACCGAAGTAGATCATCCTCTCAATCTGAGGAGCTCAGAAATCAGTTTTCAGGTGCACGTTGCTCAGACCAGGGGGAAGGAAATGTTATTAATGATGATGGGTCATCCCTTGTTTCTAGAGAAGGAGATTCTGTAAATTTCTTCTCAAACATTCATAAACCCTCATCTGATTATGAGCAGAATGATATTCTTCAGTTTGAAGCTATCCAAAGATATCTTAATGAGGCAGAAGGAATACTTGAGAAACTTGAGAAGACAGTTGAAGAGATTCACTCAAATTCAGCATCCTTGAGAAGCTCAAGTGGTGAAGTGGTCACACCTGGAATGTCAAAACTCATTCACGCTTTTGAGTCAAATGTACATGCTGATGACCATCTTTCAGAGGATCGGCGTCCAACTGAAAATCAAGTAGTTGCAGACCCTTGTGTGCTTACTAAGCAGCAAATTGGAAATGTGCACGCATTGCTTAAGAATGTGTTTTTAGAAGCGCAAAAGGCTTGCAAATTTTTTGAAGGAGAGATGAAGAATAAGCTTCATACTGACACCATGCTTGCAGAGTGCAAAGCTAAATATGAGTCTTTGATTGAGTACACAGATCATTTGGAACATGAAAACATGGTGATTATGGTTCTCAATGAAACTTTCAGGCAGTACATCAACTGTGCCAAATCCAAGGAAGGAGACTTTATGGCACTTTATGATGCTTTGCAGAAAAATGAAGTCACATTGAAAGCAGAGAATAGTCATTTCAGTGAAAGGTTGAGTGACTTTCAAACCAGAACTTGTGAAATGCAACATCAGCTGAATGAAATGCAACAAAGCTACAATGAGATGGCTTCTTCTGCCTCTAATCAAGTGGAAGCTCTTAAGAAAGAAGTGACTGACAGGAAATCAGTACTTGAAGAAGAATGGAATTCTCTTGTTGCTGAGGTTATGGAGACACTAAGTAAGTTAGACTTGTCTATTGTGCCTGATAGCCCCTCCTTGTTAACTGGAAGAGAAAAAGGATTTGATCGCCTTGCCCTAACCAGCCATATTGCTACTTCTGTCAACAATGCCATCAAATTGATAGAATCTCTACATGGGCAAGTTGAAGCTGCTCGGTCAGATCAAGAAGCAGCTATGAGTAGCTTCAATGAAATGAATAAAAGGTTTGATGTTCTACAAGGAGAAAAGGAAACGGTAATTGGTCTAATTTATAAGATCTACGGGAATCTCACTGGACTTGTCAATGAGATGTCTGATCAAGTAGGAGAAGCTGAAATCAACACAGGAAATGGGAAACCAGTAGATCCTTTGCTTCCTAGTATTTGGGATACCCTTTTGGAACAATTGTGGAAGTTAAATAGTGAGCGCCTGCGAATTGAGGCTATGAATTCTGAACTCACTTCAGAATTGGAAAAGGTGAAGGATTCAAATGAACTAAACAAATCTTTCCTTGATTCAGATTCTATCTTGAAGTGTGTTGGATATGTTGAAAGAGTGATTGCACTGGATGGAGTTGATATAAATGTGGACCAACCTGCAATCTGCATACAGTCTCTGACTCATTTTGTGGTTGAAAAATACAAAGAGGCTGTTGAGCAG GTAAAGTTGTTCTCAGAGGGAGATGCTTCTAAAGAAAAGCAAATGATTGATTTGCAAAAACAAATAGATCAGCTGAGTTTCTTATTCATccaaatggaaaatgaaaatttcatcCTTAAGGAAAGCTTGAGGAAGGTTAAAGAGGATGCTGTGGCTCTCAATTCACAATTTAGTGAGAGAGTTTCTGAAACTGAGCAGTCAAATCAGCGAGTGGCATCTCTAAGAGAGAAGCTAAGTATAGCAGTTACAAGGGGCAAAAGTTTGATTGTGCAGCGTGATAGTCTTAAACAGTCTCTTGCAGAGACATCTAGTGAACTGGAGAAATGCTCACAGGAATTGCAGTTGAAAGATTCCAGGCTTCATGAACTTGAGATGAAACTCAAGACCTATTCGGAGGCTGGTGAGAGGATGGAAGCTCTAGAATCTGAACTCTCGTATATTCGAAACTCTGCTACTGTATTACGGGAATCATTTCTTCTCAAAGACTCAGTTCTCCAAAGAATAGAGGAGATCTTGGAAGATTTAGAGCTGCCGGAGCACTTCCATTCCAAAAGCATTCTTGAAAAAATTGACTGGTTGGCTAAGTCGGTCTCTGGAAACTCATTGCATCTAACTGATTGGGATCAGAAAAGTGCTGTTGGAGGATCATACCCTGAATCTGGAACTGGTGTCTTGGATGGCTGGAAAGAGGATGCCCAGCCAAGTTTTAGTTCGTTTGAAGACCTCAAGGTAAAATATGAAGATCTGCAAAACAAGTTTTATAGATTGGCTGAGCAAAACGAGATGCTTGAACAATCTTTGATGGAAAGGAACAACCTTGTTCAACATTGGGAAGCCATCTTGGATACAATAGAAATGCCTTCACAGTTGAGGTCTGTGGAGCCAGATGATAAGATTAGTTGGATAGCTTTTGCTCTTTCAGAGGCTCAAAACTACTGTAATTCTCTCCAGCAGAAGAGTGATAACTTTGAGGCTTTATTTGAAGAGTCAAATAGAAGATTATCTGATCTTGAGGCTTCATATGAATCTGCCATCAATGAGAAAGAGGTTCTCTCAAGAAATTTAGACACTCTTACCCGTGATCATGAAAAAATATCGGAAAAGGCTGCTCAATTTGAAGCCAGGAATGATGATTTGCAGCATACAATCAACTCCTTGCAAGAGAAATTGGATGAAATGCTTGGGATAGAGGAACGTGTTCATCATATTTTGGGAGAGATACAAAGATTGCAAGATTTGGTTAGGGATGCCCTTCAGGACAATATCACTGATGATCAATTATATAGTGTTGATGGCATTAAATATTTGGAGCAATTATTGAGGATGCTTATAGATAAATATAGAACACTTTCTCTGGGCGAAGCTATTAATAAGGATACAGCAGTTGAACGTGTTTTGCAAGAGGTTGATCCGACAGAGAGCGAAAAAGGAACAAGTGAATCAAGGTATGATGAGGATAGAGATGTAGCTGTTCTGAATAGAAAGCTGGAGGATACTTTGGGTGACATGATGTGCTTGAAGGAGGAAAGAGATATATTTATGGAGAAGAACCAATCTTTGGTTTCTGAAGTTGAAGCTCTGAATATGAATAAGAAAGAATTGCAGGAATTGCTTAGTCAGGAGGAGCTGAAGAATCAATCTTTGGTTTCTAAAATTGAAGCTCTAACTCTGAATAAGAAAGAGTTGCAGGAACTACTTAGCCAGGAGGTGCAGAAGAATCAATCTTTGGTTTCTGAAGTTGAAGCTCTTAATATGAGTATGAAAGAATTGCAGGAATTGCTTAGGCAGGAGGAGCCAAAGAATCAATTGTTGGTTTCTGAAGTTGATGCTCTGAATATAAATAAGAAAGAATTGCAGGAACTGCTTAATCATCACAAGCTGAACAATCAATCTTTGGTTTCTGAAGTTGAAGCGCTAAATGTGAAATATAAAGAATTGCAGGAACTGCTTAGTGAGCAGGAGCTGAAAAATCAATCTTTGGTTTCTGAAGTTGAAGCTCTGAATATGAATACAAAAGAATTGCAGGAACTTCTCCGTCAGGAGGAGATGAAGTCAACTTCTTTAAGGGAGAAACTAAATGTTGCAGTTAGAAAAGGTAAATCCTTGGTACAACATAGGGACAGCTTGAAGCAATCAATTGAAGAGTTAAATATGGATGTGGAGAACTTGAAATCTAAGATAAAGCAACAGGAAAATGTTATTTCAGACTATGAAGAAAGGATCAAGGATGAGTCCACATTCCAAGAAAAGATAAAGAGCATAGAATCTGATAGTGTGCTTCTGCAAAGTCGTGTGGCTGAAGCTGAGTACTCTTTGCGGGAGAAAGAGCATATATTGGCTATTATTTTGAATTCTcttgatgaaattgattttgGTGTCTTGTCTACTATCGGTAGTCCAGTTGAGAAGGCCAAACATGTTGGCAAACTATGCTATGATTTACAGTCTGCTCTGACCTCCTCTGAACAGGAAGCAAGAAAATCCAAAAGAGCAGCTGAGCTACTGCTTGCTGAACTAAATGAAGTTCAGGAAAGAAATGATGGGCTCCAAGAGGAGCTAGCAAATGCTCTCAGTGAGGTTACAAAGTTATCCAAGGAAAGGGATTTTGCTGATGCTGCTAAAAATGAAGCTATTGCTAATCTTGAAAAGCTCTCTGCTGCTTACTCTGAAGAAAGACAACACCATGTAGCGGAGTTTCTGGTACTAAAAACCAGCATGGAACAACTCAAGGTTGATCTCTCTATTATTAGAAATTCGTTCAGTGACGTGCTTTTGAAGGATTTGGAGATTTTGCATAACCTTGGAGCCAGCTTAACGGTGTGCTTAGAATCAAGGGATGCCCCAATTGACATTGCCCTTATTGGAGCTGCTGCTCCAGGTGGCACTATTACTATTACATCAACAAACAAG GCTTTTATGGTAGAACTGAGCTCTATTAGTGAAATGTTAAATACACATTCACAACTGGTGCATGACGAAGCTAGACACATATCTGAAATTGTGGGAGGTATTCATGAAGAGATAACCACACAGAAACAGTCTTTTGAATCCATGAAGAAAGATGTTGCATGGTTAAAATCTATCGAGAAGGAGAAGGATTCTGAATTGCTTCAGATGCGTAGATACAATACCTTGCTTTATGAGGCTTGCACTAATTCTGTTGTGGACATTGAAAATTGGAGAAGACAGAATTCTGGCAACAATTTAGTCACTTCTGCTCCTGGAAATAATTTGATATCTTCGCATTCTGTTGGTAGAGGTTTGACCGAAGACAATGACTTCTATTCTGAAGAAAGCATTAGGTCTGTGTGTGAGAGATTGCTTTTATCTGTGAAAGATGTTATGAGTATGCAAATGGAGCTTGCTGAAGGTAAGCAAAAGGACATTAAAGCTGCTATATCAGATCTACAGAAAGAGCTTCAAGAGAAAGATATCCAGCGAGAGAAAATTTGTAGGGAGCTTGTTAGTCAGATCAAGGAAGCTGAAGCTGTTGCCAATAATTACTTAGAAGAACTTCAGCTGGCAAAGGTTCAGGTAAGTGATTTACAACGATATGTGAAGTCAATGGAAGAGGAGCAAACTAAATTGGAATATAGAATAAAAGAAATGCAAGATCAGGATGCTGCCTTTGCAGATGCACAAAGAAGAGTTAAATCACTTGAAGATACGGTTGCTGCAAAGGAACAAG AAAATGAGGCATTGATGCAAGCACTTGATGAAGAAGAAGCTCAAATGGAAGAGATGTCAAACAAGATTGGGGAACTGGAAACAGTTTtgctacaaaaaaataaagatatggAGAACCTCGAAGTTTCCCGTGGGAAGGCTCTGAAGAAGCTTTCTGTCACAGTAAGTAAGTTTGATGAACTCCATAATCTATCTGAAAAGCTGCTCTCTGAGGTTGAGTCACTTCAGTCACAATTGCAAGAGCGAGATGGAGAAATATCATTCTTGAGGCAGGAGGTTACTAGATGCACAAATGATGCACTAGCTGCAAGTCAGATGAGCAGCAAACGGAGCAGTGATGAAGTTCATGATTTGTTGACATGGTTAGACAATACAATTTCTGGTGTCAAGGCGAATGATGCAAATCTTGATAATGTGAAAGTTAACCAGGTCCATGAATACAAAGAATGTCTACAGAAGCAGCTCATGTCTATTGTGTCTGAGCTGGTAGGTCTACGTGTTGCAACACAAAGCAAGGATCTGCTGTTGCAAGCAGAGAAAGCTAAAGTGGAAGAACTGATGAGTAAAGAAGATATCCTTGAGAGTTCCTTACATGAAAAGGACGCTCAATTGGCCATTCTAAGAGGTGCTGGAGACCCTGGACATGTAACTAGTACAAGCTCTGAGATTGTGGAAATAGAACCTCTG AACAAGTGGGACACACCTGGGACAGTCACTTCTCAAGTTCGCAGTTTGCGCAAAACCAACAATGATCATGTTGCAATTGCTGTAGATGTGAATCCTGATGGTAGGGAGCTTGAAGACGAAGATGACGATAAGG CACATGGTTTCAAGTCGTTAACTACCTCAAGAATTGTACCAAAGTTTACAAGACCATTGACTGACATGGTAGATGGTTTATG GGTATCTTGTGATCGGGCTCTAATGCGACAACCTGCTTTGCGGCTTGGTGTAATATTGTATTGGGCTGTGTTACATGCTCTTCTTGCAACCTTTGTTGTATGA